Sequence from the Tripterygium wilfordii isolate XIE 37 chromosome 10, ASM1340144v1, whole genome shotgun sequence genome:
TGCAGCTTTAAGAAAAGGAGAATCAATATCTATAGATACAAAGTGGCAGCAGTATGATCCAGTTTTTGCTGAACTCCGGGGGCGGAGAGCACTAGTAGTTGATAATAGAAGTGTTAGAGCTGAGATCACAAGATATCATCTACAAAAGTTGGATGTATCAGTGGAAATAGAATCCAGTCTAAAGTCAGCCTGCAGTTATTTATCTAGCACTTCCAGTTCAAGGTTGGTTTGACAAAACTTTCTCTCTAATGATTGGTTAACATTTGCACCAAACATATGAAAGATTCTAATTATTAGAGTTTAGTGACTCTAAATTGTAACTAAGGGCTATTTTTGTGCATAACGTTTGCATTGTATTATCTAAAGAACCTGAAATATATTTACATCATTTTTGGAGAATTTTATTCGAGGAATTGTTGCTGGGTTATCCACACTAAATGCTTAAGAATAGGTTTAGTAGTTCTGCTTCTTATTAACATGTGTCGAACTTGAATGAGTTTGAACTTGTGGCTTGTCGAAGGAAATGAATTATTCTATTTATCTTGGTGAACCATCTATAGTAAGTttgagttttctttcttttcattgaaATACCATGTAATCAGAGTTTGAATAAGTATTATGACATCTTGACTATGTAGATATAATAGACTATTGTGCCATTAATTTGTGTTGTGTTgttaatgaattattaattgtTTTTCCACAGTGCCTCAAGCAATTTGGCCATGGTTTTTATCGACGAAGATGCTTGGGACAAAAATACAGGTATTCTGCTGAAAGGGACCGGACAAAGTGGCGGTTCAGAAGGCCTGAGAAACCTTCCCAAGATTTTTCTAATGGCAACCTCCAATAGCACTAGTGAAAGCAATGAGCTCAAGTCAGCTGGATTGGTAGATCATGTACTGAGGAAGCCTATTCGGCAAAGTGTCTTAGTCGCTTGTATTCAACAAGCCTTTGGAAGTCGTTATATGAGTCAAGAAATTAAGAAGAAACTATCAAATCGTCGGAGTATACTAAGAGAGAAGCGAATACTGGTGGTGGATGACAATGTGGTAAACAGAAGAGTGGCAGAAGGTGCTCTAAAGAAATATGGAGCAATTGTTACCTGTGTAGAGAGTGGCAAGGCTGCTGTAATGATGCTTAAACCACCACACAACTTTGATGCTTGCTTTATGGATCTCCAAATGCCAGAAATGGATGGGTAATCAATATGCATGCTCCatcacataatatatatatttgtttataaaAGAATGCACAAGAAGAGAGTCTAGCCATGATCAATTTTTGGAACCGAAATGGATAGTTATGTCTGTGTCGATGTCACATGTGGTAATTGTTATACAATGAACTCTATCAAATACTTATAAAGTGCTGGAAGGAAATAAAGTTGATGAAATATGGATGCTTTAACTTATTAGTACTGTATTTGACGGACATCCAGTTTGATGGTTTTTGAATTATATGGGCTAAAGTTTTGGCACTCTTCGCTTCAATTATGCAGCTTTGAAGCTACCCGCCTAATCCGCTGTATGGAAAGTGAAGTGAATGAGAAGATTGCATCTGGGGAAGCATCACCGGAGATGTTTGGAAATGCGACTCATTGGCGTACACCAATATTAGCAATGACGGCTGATTTGATTCAGGCCTCAAATGAAGTATGCATGAAGCATGGGATGGATGATTATGTGTCGAAGCCATTTGAAGACGAGCAGATGTATACAGTAGTGGCACGGTTTTTTCAAGTATAGTCGATGGTGGAATAACTTGTAATATTCCTCCCCAGTCATTCCGGCTAGGTGGTTCATCACTGCTATATTTCTGCTATATTTGGATTGACCCCTGACGACACCTGTTGGCTAACTAGTGACCAGAGTCACCGCCAATTGGTGGCAAATGGAAAGATCCTGGCCATTATCTTCAGCTATGCAGATTTGGTATTTATTTTCTGTACAACTCTATCGTGGAAGTTAGTTTCAAATTGACTGCAATCTTTTTCTGTCCGTGTGGATCCCACCAGAGCACTTTCTACTTCTAATAGGCCATGAACTTGTGTTTCTGTCAGTTCTGCCATAAACTGAATCTAGCTTAAATCACTTTATCACCTCAAATAAGCCAtgattcttcttttcttggaaGGACTAATGtgcataaatattttatatgcaTCGGAAGTGGTGTGTGATTGTATGTACCTGTTTAGTTTATGGCACGATCTTGTTAACGTTGTAGCTTCTTTGTGATGTATGTATATTGAATGGTTGTTCGTTTTCAGGAATCTAGGTTGGTGACTATGGCTTGTGGGTCTTGACTATGGAGGAGAGTTATGGAATGCTTGCTGCCACCGTCTTCCATCCTTGCAGTGCTGATTTCTTGATGCAGAATAAAGAGAAATGGAGGGATATGCTAGTTCCACCCTTTTATTTTACCTAATTTGTCTAATTGAAGTTGGCAATAGAATGTGATGCTGGATTGCTGGTTCTTTACTCtaaagtagggtatgcaattcGTATGCCCCCCCGGTTATTCTGATTTCTGCAGGAATCAAGTGTGCAAAATATAGAAGATGGGATGCGGATTGTTATCAATTTCAGTGTCGAGCAAGGGTACGCTGTAATTATGTCATTGATGCTCAAATGTAGACAAGTATGTCTAATTAAGATGAAATCAGATCAAGAATGTGTAACCTAGATTGTGCTTCTTGGTTGAAAGACTGCATTTATCCTGATTGCTTGGCTGAAAGCCTGAAACTGGGTTGCTGAATGTCAGTTTTGGCTTGATGGTCAATTTTATTGCCGTTTTAGCTTAAATGTATTGAACATGTTGAGGGCAGGGATCCTACAAAATTGATGAAGACAATCAAATTGACATGAGATTTACGCATGTTTAGCTATCCCAATGACATGCTGGACTAGGTGGTTGGTTCGTAAGTGGGACAAGCCAAACAAATCAGGATTTCACAAATAAGTATCTTAGTTAGTTGGTTCGAACTTCAGACTTGGGGCGTCATACGCCCTCAATCCGAAGAGATAATCAATTAGGCTATCGCAAAGTGGTTCgtaattttcttcttgttaCAATATAAAACACACAATTTATAATATTACTCTTACTTAAGGTTCCGACTTACGAAGTTCTCAATATCTTTTGCTTCCTCACGCTCTACTTACGAAGTTCTCAATTTTTTACTTCTTCACATTCTAAGTTGAGTATCGGAGCGTCTTTCCTGAGGAACACATCTGGGGGACCTCCTAACTTACATTTGTTCACCTTGTAGAGAAACAACCTTGCCAAACCAACCTAGTTGAACCGACCTGGTAAATTAAGAAATCGACCTAGATTTGCACGTCATCACTAAATAAATAAGGAATGCTTGAAAGGAATTTAGGGTGAATTTGGCCAGAGCTAGTTTCacaatcttttgttttttttttcaagagagTGGAACtggaaaatcaaacaaaatttgaaaGAATTGACACAAGATATGATCAAAAAGTGAGATAAGATCTCACACAAGCTGAATTCTTTTACCATGTAACCTCTATAATATAATAAGTGTTATTCGACACCGCAAAATCATGCTTAGAAGCATGAAGGCGGTagagaaaaatacaaacaaagtGGGGCATCAGACATGCTCTCCTTATAAATATAGGCTAACAAACTTAATACTTCATGGATGCAAATCTGCAGCATCTCAAAGAAAATTAAGCcgtggcggtggcggtggcaGGGGCAGCACAGGCTGGTGGGTTCTGCTTTCCAGTAATCTGAGGCTTAACATTGGAACATTGAGACTCTGCAGCACCTTCAGGTCCACTGTATGTGAGATCAATGTCACTCACCACAACTTGGTCACATTGTAATCCAGGACTGCAAGCCAGCTTTGAAACTACTTTAGTTGAAGAAGTTCCCCTGATGTTCTTGAAGCTAACATTGCTGATCTTCACCTTTGATGGTACCTAAAACACAGAAAATCAAACAACCCCATTAGTCTTTTTTATCATCAATATGGTTAGATATATACACAGTATTATATCTAACAAAGATTTGATCATTTGAGTAATGTAGTTAGTACGTTTGCTGTGCATTGATTGTAAGGACAGTAGCCTTGATCAATGAGAATTGGGTTGCCAACTTCATTCATGGTAATGTCCTCAAAATGCATGTCAGTTGCAGACCCAGGTGGAGAAGCAGGCCATGTCTTGATCCTCACACCGTTCATTGTCTTGGTGATGGTGCAGTTCTTGACTGTGATTCCTTTCACAGGCTCCTCATTGGGGTACCTTCCGAGACTTCCAATGCTGATGCCATGACCTGGTCCACAGGTCACTCCTGTGATGCTGACTTGTTGGCTGCCATCGCCAATTGAGACACAATCATCACCAGTCTGAATGCTGGTATCGATAATGTTGACCCCGACTGATCGTCCAATGTGGATTCCATCAGTGTTGATGCTCGTTTCCGGGGCGGAAACAGTGAAATGTTGGAAAGTAATGTTCTTGCATCCCAAAACATTGACATGGAAGTTCTTGCTATCTTTTGTGGTTACATCTGTAATCATCCCATGTGTGATGAAATTTAACCTGAGATTCTGTAATTTTCAAGAAAAGTAAAGACTTTGTCAATCTGATAAAAATAACCAACGCCAGAGTCAATCTGATATCGTTAATAATATAGATTAGCTTACCATAGGAAGGCCGCTGCATTTGGGGTTCTTGTCACAGTCATTTTTCTTCCAAGCTTCCGCGCCTTGGCCATCGATAACTCCACCACCATTCATCGTAAAGCCTTCAACCTGACTGATGCTAATCCAACCATCAGTATTCTGTAAATTACCCATACTCACTGGGGCCTTCAATGTGCCTTGGAGTTGAATCTCAATAGGTGCCTTACAAGGTCCTTCCAATTTCAATTGCGCTACGTTGAAATCCCCCTTTGGAATCACAAGTTTGCTTGGTGTAGCAGATGCACAGGCCTCTGTCCAAGCTTTTTGAACTGCCTGGGTGGCGTCTCCACCGCCTGCGCCATATTTTGTTATATCGAACACCTGGGCATTTGCATTAAGAATGCAGAATACCAGAAAAGCTGCCACTGCATTGAACTTCAAAcccatctttctttctttttctcaaacttatttgtttattgtgttttgttttgtatgaATGATGAAATACCTGCCAGTGTTGTGAGCCTTTTATAGTTGAACATCATTGAATTGTTCAAGTAACTACTTGCTATTTTAGTCCCTAGGCTATAGGAGGTTGTAAATCTTATTATTCAAATATTGTGTATTGTGCTATTTTTAGCTTCTTTTACTGAACTTGCTATAGACAAAAGCGGTAGTGGAGAAGAAAATGGATCTGGAGAAAAATAATGTTGTCAAATTTGGGTAGGGGATGATTGATAGAAAACTCAAAACTATATTGGTTTGAGTATAACACCAAAATGTATGCATCTCAAATATAAATGTTTATATGTTTTTCACTTCCATGATCATCTTAtactttattattttatcaa
This genomic interval carries:
- the LOC120008109 gene encoding exopolygalacturonase-like, with protein sequence MGLKFNAVAAFLVFCILNANAQVFDITKYGAGGGDATQAVQKAWTEACASATPSKLVIPKGDFNVAQLKLEGPCKAPIEIQLQGTLKAPVSMGNLQNTDGWISISQVEGFTMNGGGVIDGQGAEAWKKNDCDKNPKCSGLPMNLRLNFITHGMITDVTTKDSKNFHVNVLGCKNITFQHFTVSAPETSINTDGIHIGRSVGVNIIDTSIQTGDDCVSIGDGSQQVSITGVTCGPGHGISIGSLGRYPNEEPVKGITVKNCTITKTMNGVRIKTWPASPPGSATDMHFEDITMNEVGNPILIDQGYCPYNQCTANVPSKVKISNVSFKNIRGTSSTKVVSKLACSPGLQCDQVVVSDIDLTYSGPEGAAESQCSNVKPQITGKQNPPACAAPATATATA